Proteins encoded by one window of Dioscorea cayenensis subsp. rotundata cultivar TDr96_F1 chromosome 20, TDr96_F1_v2_PseudoChromosome.rev07_lg8_w22 25.fasta, whole genome shotgun sequence:
- the LOC120251250 gene encoding uncharacterized protein LOC120251250 isoform X1 — translation MARGKERTRLRSGRSEGRTSHAHSNIEGSNNTDSVPFSDANIPSVEETVHGIGSQQPNQNVVAVSDTQANYGSIQDASTIVGRLRVTVVNGLLEPSSKCARIITKKFKEKVDFEGYTWKTVSQPIRDFYFKEFWKHFI, via the exons aTGGCTAGAGGTAAAGAAAGGACTAGATTAAGAAGTGGAAGGAGTGAAGGCCGCACTTCTCATGCTCATTCAAACATTGAAGGATCAAACAATACTGATAGTGTACCATTTTCAGATGCCAATATTCCAAGTGTTGAGGAAACAGTGCATGGTATTGGATCTCAACAACCCAATCAAAATGTTGTAGCTGTTAGTGATACTCAAGCAAATTATGGTAGCATACAAGATGCTTCAACCATTGTTGGGAGATTACGTGTCACAGTTGTGAATGGATT GTTAGAGCCATCTAGCAAATGTGCAAGGATAATCACAAAAAAGTTTAAGGAAAAAGTTGACTTTGAAGGATACACATGGAAGACAGTGTCACAACCTATAAGAgacttttattttaaagaattttgg AAGCACTTTATTTAG
- the LOC120251250 gene encoding uncharacterized protein LOC120251250 isoform X2 yields the protein MARGKERTRLRSGRSEGRTSHAHSNIEGSNNTDSVPFSDANIPSVEETVHGIGSQQPNQNVVAVSDTQANYGSIQDASTIVGRLRVTVVNGLLEPSSKCARIITKKFKEKVDFEGYTWKTVSQPIRDFYFKEFWHFI from the exons aTGGCTAGAGGTAAAGAAAGGACTAGATTAAGAAGTGGAAGGAGTGAAGGCCGCACTTCTCATGCTCATTCAAACATTGAAGGATCAAACAATACTGATAGTGTACCATTTTCAGATGCCAATATTCCAAGTGTTGAGGAAACAGTGCATGGTATTGGATCTCAACAACCCAATCAAAATGTTGTAGCTGTTAGTGATACTCAAGCAAATTATGGTAGCATACAAGATGCTTCAACCATTGTTGGGAGATTACGTGTCACAGTTGTGAATGGATT GTTAGAGCCATCTAGCAAATGTGCAAGGATAATCACAAAAAAGTTTAAGGAAAAAGTTGACTTTGAAGGATACACATGGAAGACAGTGTCACAACCTATAAGAgacttttattttaaagaattttgg CACTTTATTTAG